The Agarilytica rhodophyticola genome has a window encoding:
- the hemC gene encoding hydroxymethylbilane synthase has product MNKLRIATRKSALALWQAEFVKAELEKAHEGLVVELVPMTSRGDKILDVPLAKVGGKGLFVKELEHALLNDDADIAVHSMKDVPMEFPEGLGLVTICQREDPRDAWVSSQYLTLDSLPKGGVVGTSSLRRQSQLFALRPDIEVTFLRGNVNTRLAKLDAGEYDAIVLASAGLKRLEMRDRISSFFSPEQILPAGGQGAVGIECRVDDTRTRELLAPLHHQTTAECVLAERAMNRALEGGCQVPIGSYAIHKDDKLWLRGLVADPEGDKIIFNELTDDPSNGEEMGASLAKLLLDAGAGEILAKVYGNAS; this is encoded by the coding sequence ATGAATAAACTTCGAATAGCAACAAGAAAAAGCGCACTTGCTTTGTGGCAGGCCGAATTCGTTAAAGCTGAGCTTGAGAAGGCTCATGAAGGGCTGGTTGTTGAGCTAGTCCCAATGACTTCACGCGGAGACAAGATTCTTGATGTGCCGCTAGCGAAAGTAGGTGGTAAAGGTTTGTTTGTGAAAGAACTTGAGCATGCCCTGCTAAACGATGATGCTGATATCGCAGTACATTCAATGAAAGACGTGCCTATGGAATTTCCAGAGGGGTTAGGGTTGGTAACTATTTGCCAACGTGAAGACCCAAGAGACGCCTGGGTTTCAAGTCAATATTTGACGCTCGATAGCTTGCCCAAGGGAGGGGTTGTTGGCACATCAAGTCTGCGCCGCCAAAGTCAGCTGTTCGCATTGAGGCCCGACATTGAAGTGACTTTCCTAAGAGGCAATGTCAATACACGCTTGGCCAAGCTTGATGCTGGGGAATATGACGCCATTGTCTTGGCTTCCGCTGGCTTAAAACGTTTGGAAATGCGCGATCGTATCAGTAGTTTTTTTAGTCCAGAACAAATACTGCCAGCCGGTGGCCAAGGTGCAGTTGGTATCGAGTGCCGTGTCGATGATACACGCACCCGTGAGCTGCTAGCGCCCCTGCATCATCAGACTACCGCAGAATGTGTTTTGGCTGAGCGAGCTATGAACCGAGCACTAGAAGGGGGATGTCAGGTGCCTATCGGTAGCTACGCTATCCATAAAGACGATAAACTATGGCTGCGCGGCTTAGTTGCAGACCCTGAAGGAGATAAGATCATTTTTAATGAGCTTACTGATGATCCTAGTAATGGCGAAGAAATGGGCGCTTCACTAGCTAAGCTGTTACTCGACGCCGGAGCTGGAGAAATATTGGCGAAAGTTTATGGTAATGCATCCTGA
- a CDS encoding GIY-YIG nuclease family protein, protein MAWFVYIVECVDTSFYAGITTDIDRRLHEHNEKKSGARYTRAKRPVKLVYSEAMENRSEASKREYAIKQMTRKQKEQIIAQYSRLKTR, encoded by the coding sequence ATGGCTTGGTTTGTTTATATTGTCGAGTGTGTCGATACCAGTTTTTATGCTGGTATTACTACAGATATCGATCGCCGTTTACATGAGCACAATGAAAAAAAAAGTGGTGCTCGTTATACTCGAGCCAAGCGGCCTGTCAAACTTGTTTACTCTGAGGCTATGGAAAATAGATCAGAGGCATCTAAACGGGAATATGCAATCAAACAAATGACCCGCAAACAAAAAGAGCAAATAATTGCTCAGTATAGTCGATTAAAAACTAGGTAG
- a CDS encoding uroporphyrinogen-III C-methyltransferase, translating into MTDDNDDSKIEQGNMDAQEQSLPKIADKPDDEIVDKSSGTAAIKDSIEPNQEKNTAHKPKTRSWGLISLFILCLFITGVMLAGGYYGWQLIEQQQRELSALENGLASESEAASKKLERLSRAHQGESKALQDLLAQGQQRIKELEQRVNAQAKRLSAMSDTSRDDWLLAEAQYLLKLANQRVRIERSADGADALLSEADAILRDMDNPDLFSLRRAIAKDLASLRLHKKIDTEGIYLSLVALSEQIEKLSIRAQWQENKEQITQALPTESDEKLSIGQKLKRSWNNLVKQFNRYYRITNHDESSKPKPMLAPSDVHYLKQNLRLMLERAQLALLREQQDIYRQSLQQADNLIQQYFNLTPQVLSFREEINKLEDKEVVAELPNIQGSLELLHEYIENLHNLKGLDVSDKQPSSSPVNTEDS; encoded by the coding sequence ATGACAGATGACAATGATGACAGCAAAATAGAGCAAGGCAATATGGATGCTCAGGAACAAAGTCTACCTAAGATTGCGGATAAACCTGACGATGAGATAGTCGATAAGAGTTCAGGAACTGCCGCTATTAAAGACAGCATAGAGCCCAATCAAGAAAAAAATACCGCACACAAACCTAAAACCCGTTCTTGGGGTTTAATCAGCTTATTTATCCTTTGCTTGTTTATTACCGGTGTTATGCTGGCCGGAGGATATTATGGTTGGCAGCTTATCGAACAACAACAGAGAGAACTGTCCGCTCTTGAAAATGGATTGGCGAGTGAGTCTGAAGCTGCCAGTAAAAAACTTGAACGACTAAGCCGTGCTCATCAAGGTGAAAGCAAAGCTTTACAAGACTTGTTAGCACAAGGTCAGCAACGTATTAAAGAATTAGAACAACGGGTGAATGCTCAGGCAAAGCGCCTCAGTGCTATGTCTGATACCTCGCGTGATGATTGGTTACTCGCAGAGGCTCAGTATTTGTTAAAACTCGCTAATCAGCGTGTTCGTATTGAACGCAGCGCAGATGGTGCAGACGCACTATTAAGCGAAGCCGATGCAATTTTAAGAGATATGGATAATCCAGATCTATTTAGTTTACGCCGCGCAATAGCAAAAGACCTTGCTAGTTTACGTTTACATAAAAAAATTGACACAGAAGGTATTTACCTATCTTTAGTTGCTCTTTCTGAGCAAATAGAAAAGTTATCTATTCGTGCGCAGTGGCAAGAAAATAAAGAGCAAATAACGCAGGCATTGCCAACAGAAAGTGATGAAAAACTTTCTATTGGACAGAAACTTAAAAGAAGTTGGAATAATCTTGTTAAGCAGTTTAATCGCTACTATCGAATAACTAATCATGATGAGAGCAGTAAACCAAAGCCCATGCTAGCTCCTAGTGATGTTCATTACCTAAAGCAAAATTTACGATTAATGCTTGAGCGAGCACAGTTGGCATTATTGCGTGAGCAACAGGACATCTATCGCCAAAGTTTGCAGCAAGCTGATAATCTAATACAACAGTATTTTAATTTGACGCCTCAGGTTTTAAGTTTCCGAGAGGAAATCAACAAGCTCGAAGATAAAGAGGTTGTGGCTGAGCTACCCAATATCCAAGGCTCCTTAGAACTTCTTCATGAATATATTGAAAACCTACATAACCTTAAAGGTCTTGATGTTTCTGATAAACAGCCATCATCATCCCCCGTGAATACGGAGGATAGCTAA
- a CDS encoding heme biosynthesis HemY N-terminal domain-containing protein, whose amino-acid sequence MLLLFVSLLVIFIGSTLMYVFSEYPSYVLISLGNWTLEFRLWFGLTALVIFLFIFTLIYKRVRKIIGSLAGSVSWIKESRGKRAERRTYAGLIHFVEGNWQAAKKELVSAAKDTDKPLVHYLAAAKSAYQLGLSEETNFLLQEAKKNAPDNEFAVALSQANIYFSDKEYEKSLATINSVREQALRHPVALDLLRDLYIQLKDWPALITILPEIKKHSSLKLEEFDILEENVYMSLLDASAHKESNQSDSDKDGNKESNKNSEALDTTWQELPKPIKKKIKLIGLYANLLHRCKKDDEAGQLISKTLKSQWHSGLVELYGKLNMTDRKAQLTSAEGWLKKHGEDASLYFSLGKLCIKNSLWGKAKSYFEQSLKIKERPTVYAELGALFGQLGEHQKSASMYQKGLLLKTLS is encoded by the coding sequence ATGTTACTCTTATTTGTTAGCTTGTTGGTTATTTTTATTGGCTCTACGCTAATGTATGTCTTTAGCGAATACCCGAGCTATGTGTTAATTAGCTTAGGGAATTGGACGCTGGAGTTTAGATTATGGTTTGGCTTAACAGCATTAGTTATTTTTCTTTTTATATTTACTTTAATCTATAAAAGAGTACGAAAAATTATAGGTTCTCTTGCTGGAAGCGTATCGTGGATAAAAGAGAGCCGTGGTAAGCGAGCAGAGCGCCGTACTTATGCAGGGCTAATACATTTTGTCGAAGGTAATTGGCAAGCGGCTAAAAAAGAACTAGTCAGTGCCGCCAAAGATACAGACAAACCTCTAGTGCACTATCTCGCAGCGGCAAAAAGTGCCTACCAACTTGGTTTAAGTGAAGAAACCAATTTTTTATTGCAGGAGGCAAAAAAAAATGCTCCTGACAATGAATTCGCGGTAGCGCTAAGCCAGGCAAATATATATTTTTCGGATAAAGAATATGAAAAATCCTTGGCAACAATAAATAGTGTGCGCGAGCAGGCACTGCGCCATCCAGTTGCTTTAGACCTGTTACGCGATCTTTACATTCAGCTTAAAGACTGGCCTGCATTAATAACTATATTGCCGGAGATAAAAAAACATTCTTCTCTGAAGCTGGAAGAGTTTGATATTTTAGAAGAAAATGTCTACATGTCTTTATTAGATGCAAGTGCCCATAAAGAAAGTAACCAGTCTGATAGCGATAAAGATGGTAATAAAGAAAGTAATAAGAATAGCGAAGCGCTTGATACTACTTGGCAAGAGTTGCCAAAGCCTATCAAAAAGAAAATAAAGCTAATTGGTCTATACGCTAACTTATTACATCGTTGTAAAAAAGATGATGAAGCAGGCCAACTCATCAGTAAGACATTAAAAAGTCAGTGGCATAGTGGTTTGGTTGAGCTCTATGGCAAATTAAATATGACGGATAGGAAAGCGCAATTAACTAGTGCTGAGGGGTGGTTAAAAAAACATGGAGAAGATGCAAGTCTTTATTTTTCGTTGGGAAAGCTTTGTATAAAAAATTCTTTATGGGGAAAAGCCAAGAGTTACTTTGAACAAAGTTTGAAAATTAAAGAGCGCCCAACGGTATACGCAGAGCTGGGAGCATTGTTTGGCCAGTTGGGCGAACATCAGAAAAGTGCGTCGATGTATCAGAAAGGTTTGCTGCTTAAGACGTTATCATAG
- a CDS encoding uroporphyrinogen-III synthase has translation MVMHPDTRIVVTRPQQQSQSWINKIQAAGMQHLYIPMLTISPVGNDKTQAIKDIVMALDEYSFAIFVSQNAVAYGFDWIEEYWPQFPQDVICLSVGKKTHDAVNARLDAYSCAAVDYGDTRMNSEELLEMDALQNVRDKKIVIFRGCGGRTKLFDMLQARGAEVQHCELYERRLPKNALAELSRNKLNAERDILTIFSGETLINIQKLLLTAKVPNWQLITIVVPSERVKILAGELGFKRVETAINATEDSMWQALDKCLSVTK, from the coding sequence ATGGTAATGCATCCTGATACACGCATTGTCGTAACCCGTCCACAACAACAATCTCAAAGTTGGATAAATAAAATACAGGCTGCAGGAATGCAGCATTTGTACATACCCATGCTTACTATTAGCCCAGTAGGCAATGATAAGACGCAAGCGATAAAAGATATTGTCATGGCTCTGGATGAGTATTCATTTGCCATATTTGTTAGCCAAAATGCGGTTGCTTATGGCTTTGATTGGATAGAGGAATATTGGCCTCAGTTTCCTCAAGATGTTATCTGTTTGTCCGTCGGTAAGAAAACTCATGATGCAGTTAATGCGCGTTTAGATGCTTATTCTTGCGCTGCGGTAGATTATGGTGACACAAGGATGAACAGTGAAGAACTATTAGAGATGGATGCTCTGCAGAATGTTCGAGATAAAAAAATAGTCATTTTTCGCGGCTGTGGTGGCCGCACTAAATTGTTCGATATGTTACAGGCGCGAGGTGCCGAAGTTCAGCACTGTGAACTTTACGAACGCCGTTTGCCAAAAAATGCGCTTGCAGAACTTAGCCGTAATAAATTAAATGCAGAACGAGATATCCTGACAATTTTCAGCGGCGAAACTCTTATTAATATTCAAAAATTACTGCTTACGGCAAAAGTCCCTAATTGGCAGTTAATAACTATTGTAGTGCCCAGTGAACGCGTCAAAATACTTGCTGGTGAATTAGGTTTTAAACGAGTCGAAACCGCCATTAATGCAACAGAAGATTCAATGTGGCAAGCTTTAGATAAATGCTTGTCAGTAACCAAGTGA